Within the Megalops cyprinoides isolate fMegCyp1 chromosome 10, fMegCyp1.pri, whole genome shotgun sequence genome, the region GAGCAAAAAGCAAAGTCAATCTTCCCCTcctttctttgctgttttctgctACAGCCATTTCTGTGAAGGGTAATCTTTTTAAGAAAACCctgatttattttgctgtggTCTGCCCTCAGTTTTCAGAAGCATGTCCTGGATGAatgcttcatttgttttgatggatgttatttcatttatcaGTTTGGTTTCTACGAACACAGTTTGAATCcaatattttttacttatttgaAATGATACTCATGACTGATCATGTTATCTTTTATTTGCTCTATTATGTTTAAGAGGGCATCATCTGTACCATTGGCATTAAGGTAAAAGGTTACTGCATTGAAAACAACATTTGgtttgtaatgtattctgtaGGTGTCATGATGATAGATTTTTTTATAGTGATGAAAAACACACTCATTTGTGCTGGGCATAGTGGctcattttttagttttattattattttcattccaTATTATCATAGTACCAGAGGGGAGACAATACATAGATAAAAGGAAGGCAATAATATTAGTATCAATAACATTAGCAatagtactactactacaatTATTACttctaaaattaaaaagaagagctgataataataacaaaaaaaagatgtttccAAGAGGCTTTTggtatatgtatgcatatatacatttaaaaaagtatatatacatagatgagaacaagaaagacaaaaaggtGTTGGGGTCAATTTCATCATATTTCTCGTATATGTTAGTAAGTAGTTTCTTAGATAACTCGACTACCCCTTATTCTGTAAGTATGTATTTGTTCCAGAAGTTTATCCCCTAGTCATGAGCCTCTTTGTGACTTGGCAGCCAGCAACATCAGTTCAGCTTCAGCTGAAGGTTGCGTTGTTGAGCAGATGGCGTGCTTTTTGGAGAAAACCAAATTTCCATGCTGTGATGGGGTAAACAGGCAGGGGCATTGTGGTGCCCAGGCAGCTGACTGCCCCGTGGGAGGGAGAGGCAAGAGCAGCAGACAGGGTGATGCACTCTAGTTATGTAAAAAACGGAAAGGTTTTTTGACACTATTTGgtaatgttgtgtttttcaaatactcatacagtacagtactacTTATAGTGTAAagcccctttcctctctctctctttcagagaaCTGGTGACAGTAAGATGTCGCAGTCATCGACTCAGAACAGCGAGGTGAGGCGTCCCGCTGCTGCAGtcatagtagtagtagtagtaatacaGCATTAGGACCCGAAATGAATATCTTcatttcagcttgaatggatacgcttctgttcttttgtgctggaagtcgctctggataagagcgtctgctaaatgaatgtaatgtaatgtaatgttatgcaatGAAATGGTTCTCAGGTATTGTCATGAGGCTCACATGTCTCCACTTGTCCCAACAGAGCTTACTGTCTCACGTTTCTTGAACTGAACCTACTCTGCCTTAAGCGATGGATGTAGGTTGACAGATTTaccctttccctccatctctaaCCTGtgccccttctctctctggttcAGGGGAACGTGGTGAGCCGTGCGGCTCGCCTGCCTCTGCTCAGCTCAGTGCTGCAGAGAGTGACCTCGGTGTACGCTGATGTAAAGGGGCGCTACGCGCTGGTAGGCCTGGTGGGAGGTGTGGCGGAGATAGGTCTCCGCAACGTGTCCCAGGCCACTGCCCGTCGCGCGGAGCCCCTCCTGCAGAGCCTGGAGCCCCAGAGTGAGTCTGCCTCGTTCTCCTGAACCGCTCCTGAACTTACCTACCTTGCCCTTGAGCTCTGCAATCATGGAGAAACTGACTGTCCTAGCccacgatccctgtctgtactggtccctcagtggtggaatgagctcaggacagtggaatcactggccatcttctgatgcaatctgaagacgcacctcttcagactgcatctcggttccacctaAATCCTCatcccctaacacctgctgcttgtattacttgctgtttgttttatgtgcagtatcgcaatgtgtttttgattctgtgatctagtgactgtgatgtatggtagtatacttggcttcccctGTGTAGTCAGTTTACATGAGTTAACttgcggtagggcttgaatagtgtcatgctcacactcactggtctgggagtgttgttagcctcgtctaacactgttgctcattcaagttgaatggatAAACTTCTGTTCTTTAGTGCtggaagttgccctggataagagttATAaggaatataatgtaatttaatgtaatgagcCAGTGAAGAAAGCCTCCGTATACATGTTTGCTAGATGCTGTCACATCAGACTACAAGATTATTAATGAATGGCTGTGATTGTGTAATGTAACTGACTTCCGGCAGCTGATGACTTGGTCACTGATTCATTTTAGAGTAGGAGGATATTTGCTAAAAGAAAATTTGATTGTATGAAATCACTCTTTCAATGGACCAACTGACCAGGCAAGAGCAGCCGGTCACTCCTCCTCTTTGccctttgtcttttgtttttaacctGTGCAACTGTTTTCATGAACTGCATTACATGCTTGGTGGTCACTGAgatcacaaaaaatataaaaaatataatgtgaatTATACAGTTCCCTTAATATATCATGCATTCCATATGGTTTGTTAGTCAATGCTAGAAAGCCAAAGATATCTTCAGCACTGTGGTGCCCTGAGAACATAATtgcctgtctctgctgttcattaaggctgtttttgtcattctgcGTGATCCTCCCACAGTCAGACTAGCCAACAGCTATGCGTGCATGGGCCTGGACCAGCTGGAGAAAAACCTTCCCATCCTGCACCAGTCTGTAGAGGAGGTGGGTGTACTGGGCGTGTATAACAGCTTGCAGTGCGGCGTTGCCTAGCCTCTCCATAACTATGACTCATTATATGCCTGTGCACAACCTCCAGCCATATTGTTCCACACAACCCAGACAGAACAACAAGTGCCGTGTCTACATGAATGTTactcttccccctccccacccccccttcctaAGACACTCATCTTACTCCTACTCAGCTGTGGGCtacctcctctccttcctcttacTCACTCCGTCCCCTGTGTCCCAGACCACTTCATCATCAATGAAACCTGGCTTTCACCTAGGCTGTTTACAGCACCTTGTGCCCTCGGATGGCACAGAACACATAACAGTCTGAGCAGGAAGTGCTTATGGTCTTTAATATGGGCATGAACAGCTGTTCTAGTTACGCGATAACATCTGACTGTCTGTACCGATGTGCTTTTTAGTCACACACCCAAAACGCagtaagtattttttttcaccccCTTTGAATTTGtcactcccctcccctgccGTCCTCTCTTAGGTAATGGGTCACTTAAAGGACGCCTTTTTCCTGACCCTGGACGACCTGCAGGTGCGAGTGAATGAGGAACTGGACAGGATTttggagagaacagagagactgGTGGATGGGACCCAGGCGGCGTTTGGCGTCCCGCTGGGGGCTCTGAGGGACTCCTCTGTGGGGGCTGCCCTGGCCTTGGGGTTTGACAATCTGCTGACGCGTTCCGAGGAGGCCGCCCAGTACTACCTGCCTCTACCTGCTGAACTGCGTGAGTGACAGAGAAacggacagaaagacagagagaatgacCACACCTTGTAGTGCCCTGGAGGTTGTCAGGGAAATGTCTTTTGATCAGTCTTTCATCAGTTATATTAATTGATGAATTTCATCAATTAACATCAATTAAAGCTGTGTAATTTTGAGGTGTCCCAAAGGATCTTTGTTGTCGTATTTGTGCTCCAGTGTTCCTGAAGTTGACAGAGTATCTAAGAGCAGTAAACATGTTGCACTCTAGAAATAGAGCAAAAATATCTTATTTGTAAATATCTTTATTGTAAGTAATTATTCTGGATAAGACAAAGATGAAAGTGTTCAGAGTACCGAACCCTTTCACTTAGCAACACAGAAGAATAGATCCTATTTTACACTTATACGGGCACAAGAGGGCAATGTAGCTCTGTCTTACCAGATATGTAGGTCACAAAAGTATTCAGCCATTGATTCATAGCAGCAAAGAGTTCAATATGCCTCCAGAATGAATTATGACCAAGGCAATTGCCTTGATTGCATTTGATTCCAAATCAAAAAGAAACGTCTCAATTTCAGCATGTTTATTGATCGCTGTTCTATGTATACATTAAACCAAGAAATTTGTATTCCCTGGAAGCTGCTGaaccataaaatgaaaatgaaaggatgCAAACACCAGCTATAGCGTGCATCACAATATATAGCCTACTTCAGGAGTTCAATTTTCTGATAATTGGGCCAAAAGTGTAGTTTCTGTTTTGATTAACAAAATTCTTAAAGATTTGGAAATGGCGTTACAGTACACAAATTCAATTAATCTAATTAACTCTCCTTGGCCTTTGTTCTGGCTATGCCTGTGTATCCACCCTCAGgattttctacatttttgtttagaGATGGCAGTATATGGAGTATATATGACTGTAAGGACAGACATAGAGTGCTGATGTAAAGAAACGTGAGCTTTTCAGATGGGAAAAGGGGTGTACTGTATGTCACTGGTGATGATCCAAGTAATAGTGACAGATGAAGGGTCTTAGATGAAGTGATACATAATGActaccctgtgtgtgtgtgtgtgtgtgtgcacgaagGTACGGCAATTTaatcaccccctccccaccttctGTTTCCTGTGATTCTGTGATGCAGAAGCTAAttacccactcactcacaccatCTACTCACTCAAACCGTTCACTTAGTCactgttttatctgttttgcCAACATCGCAGTGTCAACTGGACaatctgaaatgatgaaaagagACGGCCTTTAGTTTTGTTAGAATCTGACAAGTTCAGGGGTTGAAAACAAAATACCCTTGATTCAGtcttttattcagttatttgaGATGTCTTGGGATTTTCATTATCTTTATCAAGTCCTTGCCAAGAGGGACGCACAAACTGTGATCATGTCATTGTAGGAAAATGAGAGCTATTTTGCTCCCCATCACCAAGACAGATAGAGGAGCTTAGAAGGAAGAGTTTCACTGATTTGAATATTACCACTCACTGTCTGTCATTCCATTTATTCGATCCACAAATGATTAATGGAAGTCTTTTGGCATTTAGtgcatttttgtctgtattCTTGGCGTATTGTGTTTTATAGTTACAGTGTTTTATAGTGATAGTATTAAGCAATGTGATTCAATTGTGCACATTGTAATGACCAAAACGGAACCTTTTTATGCAAATTTAAGagatgaaatgtatattttgttgtCAATCACAAAAAGATATAGATAATTATCcataattttatgttttctctgCCTTAAAATACACCTGCTCAGACTTCACCTTGGGTCCCAGAGCttgtacatgtactgtatactgcCACTGCATTCACTGCGTGAAATCTGgcataaacaaaaatattgttctTACAGTTATAATGCACTATAATGCAAGGAAATCCTCCTCTAATGGATGTATTTTTGGCACCATATGAGAACTGTTAAACGGTAATATTAACTGTATAGCTCCTATAAGCATGTGTAAGTTTGTATGATGTAGGAATGTTGCATTCAAGGACATTTATTAGTCATTAGACCTCAAAAGAGGCTGTTGTATTCTTACATTGTGGCACTGTTTTTCACTTTGACGACCAATCACTGGTTGCTTGGCATTCCTGCTGTTCTTGTTTCTCCTGTGCTGTGCACAGGATGTACCTAGCTGTGATGGCTTTGTAAGCCAATCAGAATTACAGCCTCTGCCAAACGAATGAGTAACCATAACAGTGCGACTTCTCGGCATGTGTTTTGTCTCCGTGCGGCTGACTGTCTCTTTGTGCCTGCAGAGCGGCAGCTGGACCAGAAGGTGCAGAGCtacgaggacgaggaggagggaGATGAGCCAGGGACGTGGACCCGCGTGCGGAGCCTGATGCTGTGCGTAAGCCTGTACCTGTACCACCAGGCCCTGCTGCTGAGGGGCAGCCTGCAGCATGCTGTCATCACGCTGGGGACACTGGCCGACCTGGTgagaaacaccccccccactcccaccccctccaaacagCCCTTAAACCAGACAGTACCTCACTGCCCTCATTCCCTCGCACCCACTCACTGATTTCCTGCAATTGAAGTTCCtgactgacatacagtaccagtcaaaagtttggacacacctggttaagataatgggaaacgtgcattcaaagacgttttgatctaaagacttgtgcttaaatacttgaaatttgtttcttagacaaatataaataaggAAGTTGatgtctgtgtatgaatttctttccttatttttaaagagtttttaaaaaaataaataaaaaatatgaagaatctaaaatatagaATAAGAtgatgattttgatttgtttaacattttcttggtcactgcataattccatttgtctCATGTCAtacttttgatgtttttactattattctaaaaagtagaaaagtaaaaataaagaaaaacctttctatgagtaggtgtgtccaaacctttgactggcaTTGTATCAGATGCAGTTCTTGTACTTTTTGTGCATTCACTCTCCTCAGTGCCTGATCTGGGCTTGATCTAGGCTAGACCTGGGCTCTGATCACTTAGATACTGTTTTTGCAGCATCTGAGGATCTGGCCGACCTCAGGCATAAGCTGATTAATTGAAGCCATTATGCAGTATTATTTGGGATTACTGCCTAGCGCCAGGCCTCAGAGACTTGGTGGAATGccagttgttgttgtttgtcaTTTGATGGTGTAAGGCTTGTTTTATTTGGACCACAGGTGCCATACACCATTGAATGATCGTGTCGACGTGCTGCTCCCACGCGCACATTTCAGTTGACAGAATGGGTTAAAGGATTGAACATGTCCCTGCGATTCAAGGAGTTTTACACGATGTAGTTAATGACTCCTCTCCAGCAGGGAGACAGGCTCAAAATGTCAATGacagcacacgctcacacaaagCTACGCGAGAAGGTCAGTGTCCTGAGTCTGAGATGGCCTTCTGACTTTCTGTAGGAAGGGTCACAGTACTGAAATTTACAGAACTGATTCCATGGTGCTACCATGGATGACTGACCACACtctaatttgaaaatgaatatgaagaTTCATTTAAGGATTATGAAGCCTCATTTAAGCACAAATTGAGAAGTTACATATTTGGATAAATTTTTTCCTATTGGATTTTGTGATGCTGGCCAGCACTTCTCACACAATAAGGAACAAACTTGCAAAAAGgccaaattatttattttaaaattcaaagcaaAGAAATTCAGCCTTAACCATGAGCTGCCTACAAGAGTTTCCAAGGAGCACCTACACACCTGAATTTAATGTGCCTCTGGTTAGGCCGACATGGtccattaaccaatggctggcttcacatgcacacagataattacaatgacaaataGTTGCAATTAACAGATTTGGATGCACTTGATAAAGTGATCTCCTATTGGTAGGTTTGAATTGGATTGAAGACAAAGGGCCCTTGAACGTTTAACATTTAATGATTGACACAAACTAACAATTAGCAAGCATTTAGTTTCTAGGGGACCAGTGAAGGTTCTGTTTCACAGATGTCCTtaatttgtgtgttgttttttcagagagcagccaaTCTTCCTTTTTAACCAGCCATGGTACACTGTttggccaaaagtatgtggacactcctcctaattattgaattcaggtgtttcagccacgCCGATTGTTAACAAGTGCATAAAttcaagcacatagccatgcaatctccatagacaaaccttggaagtagaatgggtcgtactggagagctcagtgactttaaacgtggcactttcataggatgccatctttgccacaagtcagttcacgaaatttctgccctgctagatctgccccggtcaactgtagttgtctaggagcaacaacagctcagccacctTGGAGCAGTAGACtacgcaaacttacagagcgaGGCTGCCGAGTGCCAAAGCACGTAGCACATAgaaaccgcctatcctctgttgaatcactcactacagagttccagactgtctctggctgcaacatcagcacaagaactgtgtgtcgggagcttcatgaaattGCTTTCCATGGTCGAGCAGCTGCACATAAGCCCAAGatcactatgtgcaatgccaagcgaaggctggagtggtgcaaagcacgctgccactggactctgggACAGTGGAAACGCATTCTCTGGGACAATGAATCGCGCTTCACtatctgggtttggcggatgccgggagagcgctacctactggaatgcacagtgcctactgtacagtttggtggaggagggataatggtctgggctgtttttcagggtttgggctaggccccttagttccagtgaagggtaacattaatgctacagcatacaaagacattttagacaattgtatgcttctaactttgtggcaacagtttgaggaaggccctttcctgttctaGCATGACTGTGCctctgtgcacaaagcaacatccataaagacaaGGTTTGACAAGTTTGGTATGGAGGAACTCCAatggcctgcacagagccctgacctcaaccccattggacacctttgggatgaattagaatgctgattgcgagccaggccttctcatcctacatcagtgcctgacttcacaaatgctcttttggctgaatgggcacaaattcccacagacacactctaaaatcttgtggaaagagAGTagaggctgttatagctgcaaagggagGGCACAACTCCATATTAATACCCATGGCTTTGGAATGGGATGACCAATAAGCTCATAgaggtgtgatggtcaggtgtccacatactttcggccatatagtgtatgtttcCCATACAGTccacacattttaaactctAACAGTGAAGACAAGATTGAAGAGGACCAAATACGCAGTATGAGCTGACCAGATAAAACGCTAGGCAGTCTTTCTGAGTGCCACTCTACGCATTGGACAGTTCCTTTGAAGAAGCCTTGAGGAACATCAAAACATCCCCTGCCTCTTTAAAGCTGATTTGATTTTGAGTAAAAATAACCGTGCTACGTGCCGTGCACCATGGCTTGGGCAGTCAGATGGCCCCTGGCGCTCCCTCCATTTCCTGCCTACATGAGTGGGCGCAGGACCTTGTCGTCTGAGAACACAGCTCCAGTAATTATGTGTTCCAGACCTGACTCCCTGGGGTTCTGGTTAGCAAAAAGATGGAGGGTAACTTAAGCATGTGGTACTCCTCTGTTTTGGAGAGGGAAAAGACACACAGGTGGCACGTATGCCTTACACcatttatgcaaaatatttatgcaaGATTCATTTATgtgcacagtctctctctctctctctctctctctcacactttcacacttaTACCCTCTTGACCCTCTTATACCCTATCAGTCAACACTCCCTGGTCCAACTTTATTAAGTAAATGTGCcgattaatttcttttttacataactttcacatttttccatttccaggAATTAGTAGATGGTGAGGGTTGCGTCTTTCTGAGGGTCCCCACACGCAtatgtacagacagacagaccgacagacagacacacacacacacacgcatatacatatacatatatatagagCTTGGCTTCAGGCCTaaaacagttttcagtttattttttcctacTAAACATTTAGCCAAGCCAAAGAACATGTGGTATGTTTATCCTCATCCAAACATCTGCATAGAGACTGactctgagagggagaaaaattTGTGATTGTCTGGCCTGATAGGGCAGTAGATAGTCTAGCTCTGTCCTGTGGGATGTGGGTGTACGTGAGGCCTGAAGCTTTGCTGTGCCCGGTCAGACACAAAgataaggagagagaagaagcgTTGTGCCAGGGACAAATCACACTCGGAGAAAAATGTATAAGTTTGttttataacatttatgttatgttgtatatatgtatatatccacagaaaaataaatatgttcagTTTCATGTTGCTGGGTTTTGATGTGCAGTAGGCCATTGAGAACTGCTTTTTACAGTTGTTCTTGTTATTTAATAAGTATTTAATAAGATGAATTAGTTATCATATAAAATTAATGAGTGATAGCTTGTAGCTTTCTGTCAGTCTGTATGAATCACTGGTAACAGcctgtatttatttcaaatgaagttGGTTTTATGTGTGGATGGGTGCAGAGCAGGGCAGGTAGATAGGATTGTAGGGAAATTGAAGCAGAGGGCTGAGCACTGTAGCCTTTGTGTGGCCTACATTAGGAATGAAAATGCTGGGCTGAGTGGCTGCTCATGTATTATAGTGTAAAAAGCAACAACTTCTCAAGTAATATAAATATACcctctgaaaatgtaataacttTTGGAGGAATCTGAAGCACCAGTTCATCAAGGACCTAAACGAGGCTGCAGATATGGGATCAGGCTGGCTATGAATGGTAAAAAGAAAGACACGGGGGGAAAAGTGGGGGGTGGCTACTGTAATTATTCTTTcaacattatttctttattctgcAGAAACCATTATTCAGCgatgtaaaaaatacaatgtgtacATTCATGCAATTCAGAAACGccaaaaagtaaaattacagtgACATCAATTACTATTCGCAAtttctgaaacaaatgatctACTTCTTGTAATATTCCATAGCTACACGATACAATCAAAACCATAAGCTGCCCAGTTTACAATTCACAGTTGATTCACTGGCATTGCCTCAGGGTCACAGTCCAAGCACACAGGCTCGGGACAGATCCATACCGCACGTCCAAGGGACACTCTAAAGGGGTAAATCTTCAGATGTTGACGTAGCGAGGGTGAGTGGTTCTGGCTATTCTGTAGTGCATAGTACATCCCACTCCAGGTgggaaaaagctgaaaatgataAGTCCCTTGCTGTGAGGCCCTGGATTGAAAGGACAGGCCAACCGACAGTGGAGAGAGGGATGCAGGCAGTGATAAAGAGAATGGCAGAGTTTTGAACATGCAGGCTGTGGTCCACAGTGGAGGTTGATGAGGAGAGAGGTTTAGCAGGAACAGACGAGGAGTGGACAAGGTGTTAAGTGGGGAGCTGCAGGATTTTAAGGGGCGGAAAGCACTGGCAGAGAGGTCTGCTTAGCAGAATTGCATTTGTTCAGGCTGGACCAGAAACTGGGCAAAACAGATGGTGAGAAATGGGTGTAACCTTTGGATGCAGGACTTGAATAATCAGCAGGTATGAGTCAGACCACAGCATTCTGGGAGATGACAAGTATGTTGTCTGTGATTATTGCAGTTGATTGTATTAGGACCAGCATATTCAGGCTTCCCTGGATGTTGTTGTGTTTCTTggttttttcaaagaaataattGCTATTCTCAGAAACATATGTTAAGAATTTGGACTGATATACAAACCATAAACAAGCCCGAAATAGtcatctttgttttgcttttattagaACCCTGCTAGTGTCAGCCATAAATTCCAGTCATGCATGTCAAACTAAAAGACCCCTTTTAgtgtcctctctcccctcaccctgGCTGTCAGATCTGAGCCAGCATGGATCACCACATGCTTTGATAATTAACTGTAGTAAGGAAACATTTCCTTCTCTGAAAGCTCCATAATGACCCGCTGCTAtcaaaa harbors:
- the plin6 gene encoding perilipin 6, whose protein sequence is MSQSSTQNSEGNVVSRAARLPLLSSVLQRVTSVYADVKGRYALVGLVGGVAEIGLRNVSQATARRAEPLLQSLEPQIRLANSYACMGLDQLEKNLPILHQSVEEVMGHLKDAFFLTLDDLQVRVNEELDRILERTERLVDGTQAAFGVPLGALRDSSVGAALALGFDNLLTRSEEAAQYYLPLPAELQRQLDQKVQSYEDEEEGDEPGTWTRVRSLMLCVSLYLYHQALLLRGSLQHAVITLGTLADLVGLTQVTEAVITLSQRLLAFLVSRGEQLESLRMLVVSQVSEVARMILGLRPVSLALALPAAVRDNLVVLVSDLQELSKILIQLLINTTPLYNMLQQPSEQQLEDYLSQEDLSESCASRRGSSNSLFLKAPDGRPRRRRSLYVRSRRGSTTANASASATVPSPVNGRRGSLKLDSQPASQPELDTLAVPVTAAVRRRSSATEVLLAPIMQLVSQGQRAFEYLSPTPHQEDTGIPVVHTTEH